In Musa acuminata AAA Group cultivar baxijiao chromosome BXJ2-3, Cavendish_Baxijiao_AAA, whole genome shotgun sequence, the following proteins share a genomic window:
- the LOC135586326 gene encoding receptor-like protein EIX2, which produces MAAAGSGSFQDGRIASKRLMMLVALLLVSCCLGHGFGDEDHVEVEGVGSSCMESERRALLAIKSDMYDPGDRFSSWTGKDCCGWRGVACDHTTGHVTKLDLHYSYTYDLWDISDIMETMGGSKVNPSLQELKHLKYLDLSMNNFSHAPVPKMIASLVHLEYLNLSYAMFDGPIPPQLGNLSNLHYLDLHRWYDDDFLHVHDLDWLSRIPSLKYLDMSFVNLSNATNWFYIINSIPALEVLRLSDADLPCVPSLLPPFNLTIIATLDLSWNSNITSAMLRWLSNATSLEYLLLSGCGSLTIESVQVALGALSNLKELDLSFNFLKGEIREILNNVSSSSGLKHLDLRSNQLSGDIPPGSLRDLEYLDLSWNSIVNLHIFASLGNLTNLRHLGLSANSISGEIPQTVGNFVRLEYLDLRWNQLSGDIPPGSLRDLEYLDLSWNSIVTLHILASLGNLTNLRHLDLGYNLISGEIPPTVGDSVRLEYLDLSNNGINGKIPQAIGNLSNLLELHLSGNKIVGWIPPSIGNLTNLVYLDLSVNKIVGWIPPSIGNLTNLVYLDLSYNNIVGWIPPSIGNLTNLVTLDLSRNNIVGWIPPSIGNLTNLVHLDLSMNNISGYIPETLGTLIHMEELFLSNNHISGQIPKKIGKLHYLQNLDISYNNLSGQIPTMLGDQCNLTVLDLSHNNIGGELTNLFYGLSTCSQGASISFLVLKGNNLTGIIPSSMGQLSQLHKVDLSSNSLAGNITEAHFLNLTSLSELIIASNSLNVMLPNDWRPPFSAITIDMSFCHLRGKFPEWFQTQQQLQWLYLSGVGVSGSLPIWFSNFSKGLEILNLSSNFLTGQLPSPPQFILDLSNNSFVGPIPSSFEGASLTLLSLSHNHINGDFPPFFCNMHSLEILDLSNNYLIGKIPNCHNSFPIYLRSLHLNNNNLSGTIPSFLKHCNKLITVDLGENKLFSKIPTWIGRNHSSLKVLRLRSNLLYGTIPENIVDLTSLQVLDLSSNNLFGSLPSSLGNFNAMVEVQNDTRPLLQDNNYTYIESSLLTTKGSMVDYTTILSLVTSIDLSNNHLSGEIPKELTKLLGLRFLNLSNNHLTGRIPEKMGDMKQLESLDLSVNNLTGEIPSSFSAMSFLARLNLSYNNLSGKIPTSGQLSTFGSWSYVGNKDLCGTPLPDCPVYQTPPDARVKDDEKLDKLLEYTSIVVGFVVGFWLFIGTLIMKQAIRFAFFRWIDKANDWIYVQFAVKLAKLKSKWQTTT; this is translated from the coding sequence CATTATGGAAACAATGGGTGGGAGCAAGGTAAATCCTTCTTTGCAAGAACTGAAGCATTTGAAGTATTTGGATTTGAGCATGAATAACTTCTCCCACGCCCCTGTGCCCAAAATGATCGCTTCACTAGTCCACTTGGAATATCTCAACCTATCTTATGCCATGTTCGATGGACCAATTCCACCTCAGCTGGGGAACCTCTCAAACCTACACTATCTCGACCTTCACCGATGGTATGATGATGATTTTCTACATGTTCATGATCTCGATTGGCTCTCCCGTATTCCTTCTCTAAAATATCTTGATATGAGTTTTGTCAACCTCTCCAATGCAACCAATTGGTTCTACATAATTAATTCCATTCCCGCACTTGAAGTGTTGCGTTTGAGCGATGCAGACCTGCCATGTGTTCCATCTCTTTTGCCCCCTTTTAATCTGACAATCATCGCCACGTTGGATCTGTCTTGGAATTCCAACATCACGTCTGCCATGCTAAGATGGCTTTCTAACGCCACCAGCCTCGAGTACCTCCTTCTTTCTGGCTGTGGGAGTCTCACTATCGAGTCGGTACAAGTTGCTCTAGGAGCTCTCAGTAATCTGAAGGAGTTGGATTTGTCATTCAACTTCCTTAAAGGAGAAATTCGTGAAATTCTGAACAATGTCAGTAGCAGCAGTGGCCTGAAGCACTTGGATTTGAGATCGAATCAATTATCTGGAGATATTCCTCCAGGGAGCCTTAGAGACCTGGAGTACCTGGACTTATCATGGAATTCTATTGTCAACTTACATATATTTGCTTCTCTGGGGAATCTCACAAACTTGCGGCATTTAGGGTTGTCGGCCAATTCAATCAGCGGAGAAATTCCACAAACCGTAGGAAATTTTGTCCGATTggagtacctagatttgagatggAATCAATTATCTGGAGATATTCCTCCAGGGAGCCTTAGAGACCTGGAGTACCTGGACTTATCATGGAATTCTATTGTCACTCTTCATATCTTAGCTTCTCTAGGGAATCTCACAAACTTGCGACATTTAGACTTGGGGTACAATTTGATCAGCGGAGAAATTCCACCGACCGTGGGAGATTCTGTCCGATTGGAGTACCTAGATTTGTCCAATAATGGCATCAACGGAAAAATACCACAGGCCATCGGCAACCTCAGTAACCTATTGGAATTACATTTATCAGGCAACAAAATTGTGGGATGGATACCACCGAGCATCGGCAACCTCACCAACTTGGTATACTTAGATTTATCAGTCAACAAAATTGTGGGATGGATACCACCGAGCATCGGCAACCTCACCAACTTGGTATACTTAGATTTATCATACAACAATATTGTCGGTTGGATACCACCGAGCATCGGCAACCTCACCAACTTGGTAACGTTAGATTTATCAAGGAATAATATTGTCGGTTGGATACCACCGAGCATCGGCAACCTCACCAACTTGGTACACTTAGATTTATCAATGAATAATATTAGCGGATACATTCCAGAGACTTTGGGTACTCTCATCCATATGGAGGAATTATTTTTAAGCAATAACCATATTTCTGGGCAGATACCAAAGAAGATCGGTAAACTCCACTACTTGCAAAACTTGGACATATCATATAACAACTTATCAGGTCAGATACCAACTATGTTGGGTGACCAATGCAATTTGACCGTGTTAGATTTGTCTCACAATAACATTGGTGGAGAGCTTACAAATCTATTCTATGGTTTGTCTACTTGTTCACAAGGAGCATCTATATCATTCTTAGTCCTGAAGGGTAACAATTTAACCGGGATTATTCCTTCGAGCATGGGCCAATTATCTCAGTTACATAAGGTAGACCTCTCCTCAAACTCGCTGGCAGGCAACATCACCGAGGCACACTTCTTAAATCTTACAAGCTTATCAGAATTGATAATCGCTTCCAACTCCTTGAATGTGATGCTACCAAATGATTGGCGACCCCCTTTTAGTGCCATCACTATCGATATGAGCTTTTGTCATCTCAGAGGAAAATTTCCTGAATGGTTTCAGACTCAACAACAATTGCAATGGCTTTATCTATCCGGAGTTGGAGTCTCAGGCAGCCTCCCTATTTGGTTTTCAAATTTCTCAAAAGGTTTGGAAATTCTTAACTTGAGCTCCAACTTTTTGACTGGTCAATTACCTTCTCCTCCCCAATTCATATTGGATCTCTCCAACAACTCATTTGTCGGACCTATTCCATCGAGCTTCGAAGGTGCAAGTCTCactttgttatctttgtctcataATCATATCAATGGTGATTTTCCTCCCTTCTTTTGTAATATGCACTCACTTGAAATTCTCGACCTATCTAACAATTACTTAATTGGAAAAATCCCGAATTGTCATAACTCATTTCCAATCTATCTACGATCTTTGCATTTGAATAATAACAACCTTTccggaacgattccttcatttttgaaaCACTGTAACAAATTAATTACCGTTGATTTAggtgaaaataaattatttagtaaaattCCCACATGGATAGGAAGAAACCACTCGTCATTGAAGGTTCTTCGTCTGAGGTCAAACTTATTATATGGTACTATCCCTGAGAACATAGTGGATCTCACTTCTCTTCAGGTTTTGGATCTTTCTTCCAACAATTTATTTGGTAGCCTACCATCATCTCTAGGAAATTTCAATGCCATGGTTGAGGTACAAAATGATACCAGGCCATTGCTCCAAGATAACAACTATACTTATATCGAGAGCAGCTTATTAACAACGAAAGGATCAATGGTCGATTACACAACCATTCTCTCGCTGGTGACAAGTATAGACTTGTCAAATAATCATCTCTCTGGTGAAATCCCAAAAGAACTGACCAAGCTTCTCGGATTGCGCTTCCTAAACTTGTCCAACAATCATTTGACGGGGAGGATTCCAGAAAAGATGGGTGACATGAAACAGCTTGAATCACTTGACTTATCGGTGAACAATCTCACAGGGGAGATACCTTCAAGCTTTTCTGCTATGAGTTTTCTGGCCCGTTTGAATCTGTCTTATAACAATTTATCAGGAAAAATACCCACGAGTGGTCAATTGTCGACCTTTGGCTCATGGTCATATGTGGGTAACAAAGACCTTTGCGGTACGCCACTGCCAGATTGCCCTGTTTATCAAACTCCACCTGATGCCAGAGTTAAAGATGATGAGAAGCTCGACAAATTATTGGAGTACACCAGTATTGTGGTTGGATTTGTGGTTGGCTTTTGGCTGTTTATTGGCACGCTCATCATGAAGCAGGCCATCAGATTCGCTTTCTTCCGATGGATCGACAAGGCCAACGACTGGATCTATGTCCAGTTTGCAGTAAAGCTTGCGAAGCTCAAATCCAAATGGCAAACAACGACATGA